One window of the Manihot esculenta cultivar AM560-2 chromosome 14, M.esculenta_v8, whole genome shotgun sequence genome contains the following:
- the LOC110630848 gene encoding protein CANDIDATE G-PROTEIN COUPLED RECEPTOR 2 — MNLEAIAYATSPSLGPKIPDSSRIDAQADHTFPAIGGRKCEGPWYVIVLVLPAIIFVVYLGINAKKNLRKLWNGRSYIMISYYALLWLASSLNLAWCCLQAWQCSPGKEISWNFLSLFTGSAMLCLEISLIAFLLQNSYASGLETLTRNFAVSGIIIGVDILFKGIYVFGFGVPLFIDGDDSTQRMKWGLWIIHKLLLTAVYGYILFVHFSKWRERLPPRPAFHNYIIVMFVTSAASLFACVLAALGASFAIWLYDFMVVCYHSLYLPFLYLTFLADFFQEEDFLLDNAYYSEMKDAGFFDADWD, encoded by the exons ATGAATCTCGAAGCAATCGCTTACGCAACTTCTCCTTCTCTTGGGCCGAAAATCCCCGATTCGTCCAGAATCGACGCCCAGGCTGATCATACCTTTCCTGCCATCGGCGGCCGGAAATGTGAAGGGCCGTGGTATGTTATTGTTTTAGTATTACCGGCTATCATATTTGTGGTGTACTTGGGGATCAACGCAAAGAAAAATTTGAGGAAGCTATGGAATGGGAGGTCTTACATCATGATTTCCTATTATGCCCTTCTCTGGTTGGCTAGCTCTCTTAATCTTGCTTGGTGCTGTCTTCAG GCTTGGCAGTGTTCTCCTGGGAAGGAGATTTCTTGGAATTTCCTGTCATTATTCACAGGATCTGCAATGCTGTGCTTGGAAATTAGCTTAATTGCTTTTCTGCTCCAGAATAGTTATGCTAGTGGATTGGAAACTCTGACCCGTAACTTTGCTGTCTCAGGAATCATTATTGGTGTTGATATACTCTTTAAG GGAATTTATGTTTTTGGATTTGGGGTTCCACTGTTCATTGACGGTGATGATAGTACACAAAGAATGAAGTGGGGCCTGTGGATTATACATAAGCTATTGCTTACAGCAGTTTATGGCTACATATTATTTGTGCATTTCTCAAAATGGAGAGAGAGGCTACCTC CTAGACCAGCATTCCACAACTACATCATTGTGATGTTTGTCACTAGTGCTGCATCATTGTTTGCATGTGTGCTTGCTGCGCTTGGGGCTAGCTTTGCCATTTG GTTGTACGATTTCATGGTTGTCTGCTATCACTCTCTTTACCTTCCTTTTCTTTACTTGACATTTCTAGCAGATTTTTTCCAG GAAGAAGATTTCCTTTTGGATAATGCATATTACTCTGAGATGAAGGACGCCGGGTTCTTTGATGCTGACTgggactaa